A section of the Thunnus albacares chromosome 6, fThuAlb1.1, whole genome shotgun sequence genome encodes:
- the LOC122984125 gene encoding alpha-1-inhibitor 3-like, whose translation METDTHPLQHLDKVALQEGGFLHWSQTATETSASLSVEISCYVLLAELSASLSLEDLGYTVHIVRWLTGQQNSYGGFSSTQLEE comes from the exons ATGGAGACGGATACTCACCCTCTGCAACACCTAGACAAGGTTGCATTACAAGAAG GAGGTTTCCTCCACTGGTCTCAGACAGCAACAGAAACGTCAGCCTCCCTGTCTGTGGAGATCAGCTGCTATGTGCTGCTGGCCGAACTCAGTGCCTCCCTTTCACTTGAAGACTTGGGCTACACCGTCCACATTGTCAGATGGCTGACAGGCCAGCAGAACTCTTATGGAGGCTTCTCCTCTACACAG CTTGAAGAGTGA